The Echeneis naucrates chromosome 23, fEcheNa1.1, whole genome shotgun sequence genome has a segment encoding these proteins:
- the LOC115036586 gene encoding prickle-like protein 1 isoform X1, giving the protein MNLERSERGERPSPRGSDMEARTVGKMGKISVGLQRSSTSDDDSGCALEEYAWVPPGLRPEQVQMYFSCLPEDRVPYVNSPGEKHRIRQLLYQLPPHDNEVRYCHTLTEEEKRELHMFSAQRKREALGRGTPKILPRALQHTRCENCGGGINGGEMAIFASRAGPSPCWHPACFVCVTCQELLVDLIYFYQNGKILCGRHHAELLKPRCSSCDEIIFADECTEAEGRHWHMKHFACFECEIMLGGQRYIMKDGRPYCCGCFESLYAEYCEACGENIGVDHAQMTYEGVHWHATDQCFCCAQCKTSLLGCPFLPKQGHIYCSKACSQGEDFHASDSSDSAFQSARSRESRRSVRMGKSSKPTEQWRQSQLFNPPATVPSFEYKFGDGEGEGDADGDIDIVGRKLARLGLEEERFWREREEQDACGEENPEDWAQHEDYMTQLLLKFGDRGMLHQLQQPSLKSPSPSSDRNGLISVSDPWLKPDAISLGVTASSPTPASPTQSQTSNQSRANSLSPGLMSKKHLPEMYWAQSQDGLGDSAYGSHPGPASARKIQELELDQEQEQSGTGRQNFWPDTRQWYEDSLECIADELRKVGQGVGDSMDSLALSNITGASVDGDSRDRPIVYTLAMQDPSMADDCEKMSNMGTFNSSHLHQSTNSLNLNMEKGNIEAEEVSLAMRGGTPGGLLSLSPRSEGLPPAFVHAPALRRSKSQSRPPQMVKFSDDTVDNGYNDGFEISMKKHPMSEKPQRRVYCPDEMGRERSRPTSHHGRSRQHHHRQGRHHRSRKTRSDNALHMVPLEKAQRSYEPQQQGLVNPPCGTVLLQHPSHRLPYSQTQSDYMLKGSMQGDPRIENFMGLYGDEDDWCSTCSSSSSDSEQEGYFLGQPIPQARPAGRYYAEDYPTRVTAISSQIHGSQTGRRKSHRSKNCIIS; this is encoded by the exons ATGAATCTGGAGCGCAGTGAGAGAGGGGAGCGTCCTTCTCCTCGGGGGTCTGACATGGAAGCTCGTACTGTGGGGAAGATGGGGAAGATCTCTGTGGGCCTCCAGAGGAGCTCCACCTCAGATGATGATTCTGGATGTGCACTGGAGGAGTACGCGTGGGTGCCACCAGGACTGAGGCCGGAGCAG GTCCAAATGTATTTCTCCTGTCTGCCGGAGGACAGGGTGCCGTATGTCAACAGCCCCGGAGAGAAGCATAGGATCCGACAGCTCCTCTACCAGCTGCCGCCACATGACAATGAG gTGCGTTATTGCCACACTCttacagaggaggaaaagagggagcTCCACATGTTCAGTGcccagaggaagagggaggcaCTGGGGAGAGGAACACCCAAGATCCTGCCTCGAGCTCTGCAGCACACCCGCTGCGAAAAT TGTGGCGGAGGCATCAACGGAGGGGAGATGGCAATTTTTGCCTCCAGAGCAGGTCCAAGCCCCTGCTGGCACCCAgcatgctttgtgtgtgttacatgtCAAGAACTGCTGGTTGATCTGATATATTTCTACCAAAATGGCAAGATCCTCTGTGGGAGACACCACGCAGAGCTTCTCAAACCTCGATGCTCATCTTGTGACGAG ATCATCTTCGCAGATGAATGCACTGAAGCAGAGGGGCGTCACTGGCATATGAAGCACTTTGCTTGTTTTGAGTGTGAGATAATGTTAGGTGGTCAGCGCTATATCATGAAAGATGGCCGGCCCTACTGCTGTGGCTGCTTTGAGTCACTGTATGCGGAGTACTGCGAGGCCTGTGGTGAAAACATTG GTGTTGACCATGCACAGATGACATATGAAGGTGTACACTGGCACGCCACGGACCAGTGTTTCTGTTGTGCCCAGTGCAAGACCTCCTTACTTGGCTGCCCCTTCCTTCCAAAGCAGGGTCACATCTATTGCTCAAAGGCCTGCAGCCAAGGTGAAGACTTTCATGCCTCCGACTCATCTGATTCTGCCTTCCAGTCTGCCCGCTCGCGGGAATCACGGCGCAGTGTCCGCATGGGGAAGAGCAGCAAACCCACCGAGCAGTGGAGACAGTCGCAGCTGTTTAATCCCCCTGCGACTGTTCCATCATTTGAGTACAAGTTTGGGGATGGTGAGGGCGAGGGAGATGCTGATGGTGACATTGATATTGTAGGGCGTAAGCTGGCCCGTCTTggcctggaggaggagaggttcTGGAGGGAGCGGGAGGAGCAGGATGCCTGTGGAGAGGAGAATCCAGAAGACTGGGCTCAGCATGAGGACTATATGACTCAGCTCCTGCTGAAGTTTGGTGATCGTGGCATGTTACACCAACTTCAGCAGCCATCCCTTAAATCCCCCAGCCCCAGCAGTGATAGAAATGGGCTCATAAGTGTCTCTGATCCCTGGCTGAAACCTGATGCTATATCCTTGGGGGTTACCGCCTCATCTCCCACCCCTGCAAGTCCCACACAGAGCCAAACTTCCAATCAATCCCGAGCCAACAGCCTTAGCCCTGGACTCATGAGCAAAAAGCATCTGCCTGAAATGTACTGGGCCCAGTCCCAGGACGGTTTGGGAGACTCAGCCTATGGGAGTCATCCAGGCCCTGCCAGTGCTCGAAAGATCCAAGAACTGGAGCTGGATCAGGAGCAGGAACAATCAGGCACAGGAAGACAGAACTTCTGGCCAGACACACGGCAGTGGTATGAAGACTCCCTTGAGTGTATCGCTGATGAGTTGAGGAAGGTCGGGCAAGGCGTTGGAGACTCCATGGACTCGCTGGCACTTTCAAACATCACTG GTGCATCAGTGGACGGCGACAGCAGGGACAGACCTATAGTCTATACCCTTGCCATGCAGGATCCCTCGATGGCTGATGACTGTGAGAAGATGAGCAACATGGGAACCTTTAATTCATCTCATCTTCACCAAAGTACCAACTCGCTGAACCTTAACATGGAGAAGGGAAACATTGAAGCAGAAGAGGTATCATTGGCAATGAGGGGAGGCACACCAGGAGGACTTCTCTCACTGTCCCCACGTTCTGAAGGCCTCCCTCCCGCCTTTGTCCATGCTCCAGCTCTGAGGAGAAGCAAGTCTCAATCCAGGCCTCCTCAGATGGTCAAATTTTCAGATGACACCGTGGACAATGGATATAACGACGGGTTTGAAATCAGTATGAAAAAGCACCCCATGAGTGAGAAGCCACAGCGAAGGGTGTACTGCCCAGATGAGATGGGACGAGAGAGAAGCCGTCCAACAAGCCACCACGGCCGAAGCAGGCAGCATCACCACAGGCAGGGCAGACACCACAGGAGTCGCAAAACTCGCTCTGACAACGCCCTTCACATGGTGCCCTTAGAGAAAGCTCAGAGGTCATATGAGCCCCAGCAGCAGGGGCTGGTAAACCCCCCGTGTGGTACAGTGCTCTTACAACATCCCTCGCATAGGCTACCCTACTCCCAGACTCAATCTGACTATATGCTAAAGGGCTCAATGCAAGGAGACCCACGGATTGAGAATTTCATGGGCCTCTATGGAGATGAGGATGACTGGTGCTCTACTtgttcttcctcatcatcagaCTCTGAGCAGGAAGGCTATTTCCTTGGCCAACCAATCCCTCAGGCCCGACCTGCTGGGCGCTACTACGCTGAGGACTACCCGACAAGGGTTACAGCCATCTCTTCCCAAATTCACGGCTCACAGACTGGTCGCAGAAAGAGCCACCGCTCCAAGAACTGTATCATCTCTTAA
- the LOC115036586 gene encoding prickle-like protein 1 isoform X2, translated as MNLERSERGERPSPRGSDMEARTVGKMGKISVGLQRSSTSDDDSGCALEEYAWVPPGLRPEQVQMYFSCLPEDRVPYVNSPGEKHRIRQLLYQLPPHDNEVRYCHTLTEEEKRELHMFSAQRKREALGRGTPKILPRALQHTRCENCGGGINGGEMAIFASRAGPSPCWHPACFVCVTCQELLVDLIYFYQNGKILCGRHHAELLKPRCSSCDEIIFADECTEAEGRHWHMKHFACFECEIMLGGQRYIMKDGRPYCCGCFESLYAEYCEACGENIGVDHAQMTYEGVHWHATDQCFCCAQCKTSLLGCPFLPKQGHIYCSKACSQGEDFHASDSSDSAFQSARSRESRRSVRMGKSSKPTEQWRQSQLFNPPATVPSFEYKFGDGEGEGDADGDIDIVGRKLARLGLEEERFWREREEQDACGEENPEDWAQHEDYMTQLLLKFGDRGMLHQLQQPSLKSPSPSSDRNGLISVSDPWLKPDAISLGVTASSPTPASPTQSQTSNQSRANSLSPGLMSKKHLPEMYWAQSQDGLGDSAYGSHPGPASARKIQELELDQEQEQSGTGRQNFWPDTRQWYEDSLECIADELRKVGQGVGDSMDSLALSNITGASVDGDSRDRPIVYTLAMQDPSMADDCEKMSNMGTFNSSHLHQSTNSLKSPRSEGLPPAFVHAPALRRSKSQSRPPQMVKFSDDTVDNGYNDGFEISMKKHPMSEKPQRRVYCPDEMGRERSRPTSHHGRSRQHHHRQGRHHRSRKTRSDNALHMVPLEKAQRSYEPQQQGLVNPPCGTVLLQHPSHRLPYSQTQSDYMLKGSMQGDPRIENFMGLYGDEDDWCSTCSSSSSDSEQEGYFLGQPIPQARPAGRYYAEDYPTRVTAISSQIHGSQTGRRKSHRSKNCIIS; from the exons ATGAATCTGGAGCGCAGTGAGAGAGGGGAGCGTCCTTCTCCTCGGGGGTCTGACATGGAAGCTCGTACTGTGGGGAAGATGGGGAAGATCTCTGTGGGCCTCCAGAGGAGCTCCACCTCAGATGATGATTCTGGATGTGCACTGGAGGAGTACGCGTGGGTGCCACCAGGACTGAGGCCGGAGCAG GTCCAAATGTATTTCTCCTGTCTGCCGGAGGACAGGGTGCCGTATGTCAACAGCCCCGGAGAGAAGCATAGGATCCGACAGCTCCTCTACCAGCTGCCGCCACATGACAATGAG gTGCGTTATTGCCACACTCttacagaggaggaaaagagggagcTCCACATGTTCAGTGcccagaggaagagggaggcaCTGGGGAGAGGAACACCCAAGATCCTGCCTCGAGCTCTGCAGCACACCCGCTGCGAAAAT TGTGGCGGAGGCATCAACGGAGGGGAGATGGCAATTTTTGCCTCCAGAGCAGGTCCAAGCCCCTGCTGGCACCCAgcatgctttgtgtgtgttacatgtCAAGAACTGCTGGTTGATCTGATATATTTCTACCAAAATGGCAAGATCCTCTGTGGGAGACACCACGCAGAGCTTCTCAAACCTCGATGCTCATCTTGTGACGAG ATCATCTTCGCAGATGAATGCACTGAAGCAGAGGGGCGTCACTGGCATATGAAGCACTTTGCTTGTTTTGAGTGTGAGATAATGTTAGGTGGTCAGCGCTATATCATGAAAGATGGCCGGCCCTACTGCTGTGGCTGCTTTGAGTCACTGTATGCGGAGTACTGCGAGGCCTGTGGTGAAAACATTG GTGTTGACCATGCACAGATGACATATGAAGGTGTACACTGGCACGCCACGGACCAGTGTTTCTGTTGTGCCCAGTGCAAGACCTCCTTACTTGGCTGCCCCTTCCTTCCAAAGCAGGGTCACATCTATTGCTCAAAGGCCTGCAGCCAAGGTGAAGACTTTCATGCCTCCGACTCATCTGATTCTGCCTTCCAGTCTGCCCGCTCGCGGGAATCACGGCGCAGTGTCCGCATGGGGAAGAGCAGCAAACCCACCGAGCAGTGGAGACAGTCGCAGCTGTTTAATCCCCCTGCGACTGTTCCATCATTTGAGTACAAGTTTGGGGATGGTGAGGGCGAGGGAGATGCTGATGGTGACATTGATATTGTAGGGCGTAAGCTGGCCCGTCTTggcctggaggaggagaggttcTGGAGGGAGCGGGAGGAGCAGGATGCCTGTGGAGAGGAGAATCCAGAAGACTGGGCTCAGCATGAGGACTATATGACTCAGCTCCTGCTGAAGTTTGGTGATCGTGGCATGTTACACCAACTTCAGCAGCCATCCCTTAAATCCCCCAGCCCCAGCAGTGATAGAAATGGGCTCATAAGTGTCTCTGATCCCTGGCTGAAACCTGATGCTATATCCTTGGGGGTTACCGCCTCATCTCCCACCCCTGCAAGTCCCACACAGAGCCAAACTTCCAATCAATCCCGAGCCAACAGCCTTAGCCCTGGACTCATGAGCAAAAAGCATCTGCCTGAAATGTACTGGGCCCAGTCCCAGGACGGTTTGGGAGACTCAGCCTATGGGAGTCATCCAGGCCCTGCCAGTGCTCGAAAGATCCAAGAACTGGAGCTGGATCAGGAGCAGGAACAATCAGGCACAGGAAGACAGAACTTCTGGCCAGACACACGGCAGTGGTATGAAGACTCCCTTGAGTGTATCGCTGATGAGTTGAGGAAGGTCGGGCAAGGCGTTGGAGACTCCATGGACTCGCTGGCACTTTCAAACATCACTG GTGCATCAGTGGACGGCGACAGCAGGGACAGACCTATAGTCTATACCCTTGCCATGCAGGATCCCTCGATGGCTGATGACTGTGAGAAGATGAGCAACATGGGAACCTTTAATTCATCTCATCTTCACCAAAGTACCAACTCGCTGAA GTCCCCACGTTCTGAAGGCCTCCCTCCCGCCTTTGTCCATGCTCCAGCTCTGAGGAGAAGCAAGTCTCAATCCAGGCCTCCTCAGATGGTCAAATTTTCAGATGACACCGTGGACAATGGATATAACGACGGGTTTGAAATCAGTATGAAAAAGCACCCCATGAGTGAGAAGCCACAGCGAAGGGTGTACTGCCCAGATGAGATGGGACGAGAGAGAAGCCGTCCAACAAGCCACCACGGCCGAAGCAGGCAGCATCACCACAGGCAGGGCAGACACCACAGGAGTCGCAAAACTCGCTCTGACAACGCCCTTCACATGGTGCCCTTAGAGAAAGCTCAGAGGTCATATGAGCCCCAGCAGCAGGGGCTGGTAAACCCCCCGTGTGGTACAGTGCTCTTACAACATCCCTCGCATAGGCTACCCTACTCCCAGACTCAATCTGACTATATGCTAAAGGGCTCAATGCAAGGAGACCCACGGATTGAGAATTTCATGGGCCTCTATGGAGATGAGGATGACTGGTGCTCTACTtgttcttcctcatcatcagaCTCTGAGCAGGAAGGCTATTTCCTTGGCCAACCAATCCCTCAGGCCCGACCTGCTGGGCGCTACTACGCTGAGGACTACCCGACAAGGGTTACAGCCATCTCTTCCCAAATTCACGGCTCACAGACTGGTCGCAGAAAGAGCCACCGCTCCAAGAACTGTATCATCTCTTAA